Sequence from the Streptomyces sp. NBC_00358 genome:
GGGGCCCGGGGCCGGATCGACCCTCGGGTCCAGCCAGCCGCTCACGGCGGCCTGTCCCGCCGCCCCGCCGTCGCCGCCCTGCGAGGCGACCCGGGCGGCGGCCCGCGCGCCGGAACCGGCCTGGTTGACGCCGTACCCGATGAGTCCGAGCTGGATGGCCGCCATCCCGATGAGCAGCAGGATGGGCAGGAATCCGACGAACTCCAGGATGGATACGCCCCGGTCGTCCCGGAGCCGCCGCGCGACGCGGAACCCGCCCGCCGGGCGGATCCCGGTCGTGGTGCGTAACCCGTCGGCGGCGCCGGGCCGTTCGGGTCGGCGGATCCCGTGCGAGGCGCGGAGCCCGCGCCAGGGGTGTGTCTTCATCCGGCGTCACCCTCCAGTGCCGCGCCCGCCGTGCCCCGTACGTGGAAGCCCGCGTCGAAGCCGGGGAAGAACAGCGGGACGTCGACCTCGACGGTGGCCTTCATGACCGGGCCCGCCGGGCCGCAGGCGATGCCCGCGTCCTTCCAGGAGCCCGGCAGGTTCCTGGTCCCCGCCGTCGCGCACGCGCCGGCGACGTCGCCGTTCACCGCGTACGCCGCGGTGGCGGCCCGCGCCGCCTCGTCCGCCGCGTTCCCGGCCAGCGAGTACGAGTATCCGTACAGCACGCACTGCCACAGGATCGTCATGACGACGAGCAACAGCGGGAACATCCCGGCGAATTCGAGGGTGACCGCTCCCCGGTCGCCGCCCCGGCGCCGCAGCGAGAGCGCGCCCCGGTCCGAAGCGGACGCCTTGCGGCGCCTGCCGCCGCCCCCGCCTTCCTGGGGGACCACGAGCCCCAGTTCGGCGGCCAGGGCCCACAACGCCTGCTTGACGGTCGAGCGGGCGTCCAGGTCCTGCAGCCGCCCCGCGTCGACGACCGACTGGAGTTCCTTGAAGGCGGCGGGGACCGCCGAGCGGGCGACCTTGGTGCCGGTGACGCGTTCGACGAGGGACGGCTGGATCTCCGAACCGCGGGCGAAGCGGTTGACGACCGTGGTGGTCTCCTCCGCCTTGCGGATCTGGAGGCGGTCCCACATCCGGACCATGCGTTTGGCGGCTCGTACGGCGATGACGTCGGGGGTGACGAGGAGCAGGGCCTGGTCGGCCATCTCGACGGCTGCCGCCGTGGCCGAGTTCATCTGGGAGCCGCAGTCGACGACCACCACGTCGTGGCGGGAGCGCAGCGCGCCGAGGACCTGGCGGGCCACCCGGTCGGTGACCTCCTCGCCCCGTTCTCCCTCGGCGGGGGCCAGGAGCAGCGCGATGCCGCTGTCGTGGGTGTAGACGGCGTCCTGGAGGACGCGCGGGTTGATGTCGGTGATGGCGGCCAGGTCGGCCACCGACCGGCGGAACTGCACGTCGAGGTACGAGGCCACGTCCCCGGACTGGAGGTCCAGGTCGAGCAGCGCCACGTTATGCCCTGACGCCCTCGCTGCGAGGGCGAGTTGGACCGCGGTGACGGTCGCGCCGACGCCGCCCTTCGCGCCGGTCACCGTGATGACGGTGCCGCCGGGGCCCGCGTACAGCTCGGGCGCGCCGCTGTGCAGGTGGCGGCGCATGCCGGCGGACCAGGCGGCGGCGGCCTGGACCCGTTCGGCGAGGGCGTCGTAGCCGAGGGGCAGGCCGATGATGCCGCGGGCCCCGGAGTCCATGGCCGCGGTCAGGACGCCGTTGCCGGTGTCGGCGGTGATGAGCACGACGCCGACCGCGGGGAAGCGCATGACCAGGTCTCGGATGAGGTCCAACGCCGGTACGGGGCCTATGCGTTCATGGACCAGGACGACCTCGGGGAGCTCGTCGAGGGACTCCGCCGCGAGGCGCGCGAGGGTGTCGAGGAGGGCCGTCGAGTCGGGTACGGGCGGGGCGGGTTCGGTGTCGGCGAGCTGGCTGAGCAGGGTGGTGAGCGCGCGGGCCGAGTCGATGTCCCCGACGGCGGGAAGGATACGAATGGTCATCGCCGAAGCCCCTCACCGACGTACCGAACCCCGGACCGGGGGGCGGGGGACCCGCCCGCCGGTCCGGGCCAGGGGCCTCGCTCCGCTGCCCCGAGGGCCTGTCGCGCCCTGGGCCGTCCGGGCGACCGTTCCCGCACCCCGGCGGTGCGCGGCGCGGCGGGGGCTCGGCCCCGGCCGGTGCGCGTCCGGTGCGGCGCCGCCGCCGGCCGTCGGTCCGGACCCGTGCGCGTCGGCCTCGTACGCGGCCCTTCGCACCGCCCCGTGGGCATGGACCTCATGCGCGGCCTCCTACTTGTCCTCGTCGAGGGTGTACGTACGGTCGCCGGGCGCCACGATCGTCGCGGAGCCGCCCGCGACCAGGGCGAGCCGGACGTGCTGGGCGAACGACTCGGCGTACGCGACGCGTTGGGCGTCTGCGGTGTCGAGCGCGAAGGTGATGGGCACGGCCTGGGCGGCGCTGCTGCGCCGGTCGGCGCTGGACTGGTCGGGGTCGAGGGCGGTGAGCTTGCCGACGTCGATGACGCGGGCGTTCGCGACGATCACCTTGGACTGGTCCCTGCCCTTGTCGTTCGCGGCCTTGAAGGTGGCGTAGATGTTGACCCGGGAACCGGGGTCGATCTTGCCCGCGACACCGGTCGCCGCGTCGATCATGATGGCGATCTCCTGCTGTCCCGCGGCCAGTTGCGGCTTGTCCACGATCATGTCGGCCTGCAGCAGGGAGCCCTTCTCCAGCTTGGTGACCGCGATCTTGCCGCGGATCCGGGAGAGGTCGGTGACGGCGGTGGACGACAGCCACCGCTCGGGCATCGAGATCTTCTCGAACTGGTCGGCCGACAGCTCCTTGTAGGGCGCGATGTCGTTCTTCAGGCGGTACGCCGTGACCTCCGGGCCGACCTTGGAGTTCACGTCGCGGACCACCGAGAGGACTCCGGCGAAGGCGCCGAGGGCGCACAGGACCGAGAGGACCAGCAGGATGACGCCGCGGCGCTGGCGCGAGTTCACTGAATCTCACCTCGTGGGGCGGTACCGGGGAGTGGACCGAGCTGTCGTTCCTGCCGGGGACCAGGGGTGGTCCCCGGGGTGGTGCAGCATGTTCCGGACAACCTCGGTGTACGGGGACGGCGGGGCCGAGCGGTCGTGCCTGGTGCTGTTCAGATGTGACCGAGGGGGCCTATGTGGCACCTCGGGGCAGAGCGTGTACCGAAGAAACTGCCCGGACTACGGCGGCCGGAAGCTCCTGCGCGGAAGGCGGTGGCAGCGGTGCGGCGCAGAACCCGCAGCGGTCACCGATGAGTTCGAGGCCGCACCAGTGGCACTCCTCCCGCCGGACGGACGAGACGAGCTGGTAGAGCACGGAGACGTCGTACAGTCCGGCGGCGAATTCGACCATCCGTGACGTGCCCCACCAGCGCACCGATTCCTCGGGCAGCGGGACGGTCGCGACGCCCTGGACCTGCCAGGCGGGCGCCAGCGTCGTGGTCACCCAGTCGGAGGGGGGCTGGCCCGCGGCCGAGAGCAGCCGGGTGCCGAACTCCGGTCCGGGCAGGGTGTCCTGGCCGACCCTGATCAACTCGGGCCGCGGATTGGCGAGTACGGCGAACTGGGCGCCCGGCACCCATGACTTGGCGTGCGACTTGAGGGAGACCGGGACCCGGTCGAGCTTGGCGACCGAGCCGAGCAGGGCGCCGGCGTAGATGTAGTGGGCGAGCAGCCGGGCGGCCGAGGCGAGCACGCCGGGGCTGAAGTCGCAGACGGACAGCTGGCGCAACTGCTGTGCCAGCAGGGCGATTCCGAGCGGTGGCAGGTCGATGCCGAGCAGCGCGATGCGGTCGCTCTCCAGGACGGAGCGGACGGTGTGCA
This genomic interval carries:
- a CDS encoding TadE/TadG family type IV pilus assembly protein, which translates into the protein MKTHPWRGLRASHGIRRPERPGAADGLRTTTGIRPAGGFRVARRLRDDRGVSILEFVGFLPILLLIGMAAIQLGLIGYGVNQAGSGARAAARVASQGGDGGAAGQAAVSGWLDPRVDPAPGPDTTTATVTVQVPGVIPLFGPYTVTRSATMPTDD
- a CDS encoding AAA family ATPase, which produces MTIRILPAVGDIDSARALTTLLSQLADTEPAPPVPDSTALLDTLARLAAESLDELPEVVLVHERIGPVPALDLIRDLVMRFPAVGVVLITADTGNGVLTAAMDSGARGIIGLPLGYDALAERVQAAAAWSAGMRRHLHSGAPELYAGPGGTVITVTGAKGGVGATVTAVQLALAARASGHNVALLDLDLQSGDVASYLDVQFRRSVADLAAITDINPRVLQDAVYTHDSGIALLLAPAEGERGEEVTDRVARQVLGALRSRHDVVVVDCGSQMNSATAAAVEMADQALLLVTPDVIAVRAAKRMVRMWDRLQIRKAEETTTVVNRFARGSEIQPSLVERVTGTKVARSAVPAAFKELQSVVDAGRLQDLDARSTVKQALWALAAELGLVVPQEGGGGGRRRKASASDRGALSLRRRGGDRGAVTLEFAGMFPLLLVVMTILWQCVLYGYSYSLAGNAADEAARAATAAYAVNGDVAGACATAGTRNLPGSWKDAGIACGPAGPVMKATVEVDVPLFFPGFDAGFHVRGTAGAALEGDAG
- the cpaB gene encoding Flp pilus assembly protein CpaB; this encodes MNSRQRRGVILLVLSVLCALGAFAGVLSVVRDVNSKVGPEVTAYRLKNDIAPYKELSADQFEKISMPERWLSSTAVTDLSRIRGKIAVTKLEKGSLLQADMIVDKPQLAAGQQEIAIMIDAATGVAGKIDPGSRVNIYATFKAANDKGRDQSKVIVANARVIDVGKLTALDPDQSSADRRSSAAQAVPITFALDTADAQRVAYAESFAQHVRLALVAGGSATIVAPGDRTYTLDEDK